From the genome of Nicotiana sylvestris chromosome 2, ASM39365v2, whole genome shotgun sequence, one region includes:
- the LOC138885719 gene encoding uncharacterized protein, whose product MDHLSRLKKEGRQHDVLEINESFPDEKLLDISMKEVPWFADLANFLVSGIILDEFSSNQTKNLKRDCQDYYWDELYLFRNCTDGVIRRYVPEEEQCKILGAFHSSPYGGHDGGARTAAKVLSCGFYYPTLYKDASDLIKCCDEC is encoded by the coding sequence AtggaccacttgtctcgtttgAAGAAGGAGGGGAGGCAACATGATGTCCTTGAAATAAATGAATCCTTCCCCGATGAGAAACTCTTGGATATTTCAATGAAAGAGGTGCCATGGTTCGCGGATCTAGCAAATTTTCTTGTAAGTGGTATCATCTtggatgagttctcttcaaaccaaacgaagaatctcaaacgggattgtcaagactattattgggatgaattGTACCTTTTCCGGAATTGTACGGATGGAGTGATTAGAAGATATGTACCAGAGGAGGAACAATGTAAAATTCTTGGGGCTTTTCattcttcaccatatggtggtcaTGATGGTGGAGCAAGAACGGCGGCCAAAGTTCTAAGTTGCGGCTTTTATTATCCCACACTTTATAAGGATGCAAGTGATCTCATCAAGTGTTGTGATGAATGTTAA